GGGCCTTTACACCAAAAAGGAAATCAACTCGGCTGCCGACCTCAAGGGCATCAAGTTCCGCGCCTACAATGCGGCGACCGCCCGCATCGCCGAGCTTGCCGGCATGGTGCCGGTGCAGATCGAGGCCGCCGAACTCAGCCAGGCGCTGGCGACGGGCGTGGCCGAGAGCTTCATCTCCTCGGGCTCCACAGGCGTCGATTCCAAGGTCTGGGAAAGCCTGACCCATTTCTACGACGTGCAGGCCTGGCTGCCGCGCAACGTCGTGTTCGTCAACAAGGGCTCGTTCGACGGCCTGGATGACGCCGGCAAGAAGGCCGTGATGGATTGCGGCGCGGAAGCCGCCAAGCGCGGCGAGGACACCGCCAAGGATCTGACCGCCAAATACCTGAAAACGCTTGCCGAAAACGGCATGGCCGTCGCCGGCCCGGGCGATCAGCTGAAGTCGGATCTCGAAGGCTTCGGCGCGACGATGACAGACGAATGGCTTAAGAACGCCGGCGACAAGGGCAAGGCCATCATCGACGCCTACAAGGCCAACTGAGCCCCGTGACAAAAGCCGCCCGGCCTCTGCAAGCGGAGGCCGGGCTGTTGATCCATTTCCGTCAGGGGGCATTATGAGCGCACCTTCCCGCAAGCATCCGGTCCGCAGAACGCTGGACGGGCTTTACGATTTCGCCGGCTATCTCGCCGCCGCATGCCTCATGGCGCTCCTGATCGTCATCGTCATACAGATGGTGGCGCGCTGGTCGAGCCTGACCTTTCCGGGAGGCGCCGAATATGCCGGCTATCTCATGGCGGCTTCGTCCTTCCTTGCCTTTGCGCATGCGCTGAACCACGGATCGCATATCCGGGTCGGGCTCCTGCTGACCGCGCTTGGCAGGCACAAGTTCTGGGCCGAACTCTGGTGCCTGGCAATCGCGACGGCAGCGTCCGGCTATCTCGCCTGGTACGCCGTCAAGCTCGTCTACTGGTCGCGCAAGCTGCACGACATCAGCCAGGGCCAGGACGCCACGCTGCTCTGGTACGTGCAGATCCCCGTGGCCGCAGGCGCCGTACTGCTGGCCATCTGCTTTGCCGACAATCTCGTCTCCCTGATCATCAACGGCCGCGACAACATCGTCGAGAGTGCCGAACAGGCGCATGGGGAATAAGACATGACGGCTGAACTCGCCCCGATCGCCATTTTCCTCTTCATCCTCTTCCTGCTGCTCGGTTCCGGCGTCTGGGTCGGTCTGGCCCTGCTCGGCGTCGCCTGGTTCGGGATGGAAATCTTCACCAACCGGCCGGTCGGCGACGCGATGATGACGATCATCTGGCGCGCCTCCTCGTCCTGGACGCTGACGGCGCTGCCGCTGTTCATCTGGATGGGGGAAATCCTGTTTCGAACGCGATTGTCGGAAGACATGTTCAAGGGCCTGTCGCCGTGGATGGCGAAGCTGCCCGGTCGCCTGCTGCACACCAACGTCGTCGGCTGCACGGTCTTCGCCGCCGTCTCCGGATCGTCTGCCGCCACCCTGATGACGGTCGGCAAGATGTCGGTGCCGGAACTGCGCCGGCGAAACTATCCCGAGACGATGGTGATCGGCACGCTGGCGGGCGCCGCGACCCTCGGCCTGATGATCCCGCCGTCGCTGACCCTGATCGTCTACGGCGTCACCATCAACGAATCCATCACCAAACTGTTCATCGCCGGCATCGTGCCCGGCCTCGTGCTGGCCGCCTTCTTCATGGCCTATATCGCCATCATGTCGAAAGTCTCGAAGGACTTCGCGCCGGACGACGAACCGGAGATGACATTTGCCGAAAAGGTGAAAAATTCGCGCTTCCTGGTACCAGTGATCAGCCTCATCCTCGTCGTCATCGGCTCGATGTATCTCGGTTTCGCGACGGCGACGGAAGCCGCCGCCTTCGGCGTCATCGGCTCGCTGCTGCTTGCCGCCTTGCAAGGCTCGCTCACCCGGCACTCGTTCTTCGAAAGCCTGATGGGCGCCACCCGCACCTCCGCGATGATTGCGCTGATCCTTGCCGGTGCGGCCTTCCTGTCCTTGTCGATGGGCTTCACCGGTCTGCCGCGCGCGCTCGCCGAATGGATCAATTCCATGGGCCTCACCCGCTTCGAACTGCTGATGGCGCTCTTGGTCTTCTACATCATCCTCGGCTGCTTCCTCGACGGCATCTCGTCGGTGGTGCTGACCATGGCGGTCGTCGAGCCGATGATCCGCCAGGCCGGCATCGACATCATCTGGTTCGGTATCTTCATCGTCGTCGTCGTCGAAATGGCGCAGATCACGCCGCCGATCGGCTTCAACCTGTTCGTGATGCAGGGCATGACCGGGCATCAGATGAATTTCATCGCCCGCGCCGCCTTTCCGATGTTCCTGATCATGGTGGTGATGGTGTTCATCCTGATCGCCTTCCCGGAACTGGCCACCTGGCTGCCCGCCCATATGCGCGAGATCGGAATCTAGCCCGTATCATGGAAATCCTATCATCCCCCGGACTGCTGGCGGCGGTTTTCTGCATCGTCGTCGTCGCGGCCATCGTTCAGGCGGGCCTTGGCATGGGCTTCGGCCAGACGGCGGCACCGCTTCTGGCGCTGATCGACCCGCATCTGGTCCCGGCCTCCGTCCTCTTTCTCGGCATGGCGACATCGGCCTGGGGAGCGTGGCGCGAGCGCGACGCCATCCACTGGAACGAGGTCGGGCTCGGGATGATGGGGCGACTTGCCGGCGTCATAGCCGGATCGGCGATCCTCGCCAGCCTCAGCGACCGGCGCCTGTTCATGCTGATCTTCGGTCTCCTGATCGCCAGCGCCGTGCTTCTCTCCGTCAGCGGCTGGCGCATGGCCTTCAACAGGATCACTCTGCTTCTGATGTCCTCGTTCTCCGGGCTGATGGGGACGATCACCTCCGTCGGCGCGCCGCCGATGGCGCTGATCTATCAGGACCGCCCAGCGCGCGACGCACGGCCAACGCTCGCCGCCTTCTTCGCCATCGGTTGCGCGCTTTCATTGGCGGGGCTCTATCTCAGCGGCTGGGCCGGCTTGCGCGATTTCGAGCTGGCGCTGCTCATGGTACCGCCGATGCTGATCGGCACCTTCATTGCCCGCGGGCTCGGCGCGCGCTTCGACCGGCGCTTCCGCCCGGCACTCCTCATCGTCGCCTCGATCGCCGCCGCCATGCTCATCTATCGGGGACTTGCATGAACGCGGCCTTCCTGCCGCTGAATTTTCTGGCAAGGCACGGACGCCTGGTGCTGGTGGCGGGTCTTGTCGTCGGCATAGTTTTCCCGACACTCGCCAGGTCGCTGCAGCCGCTGATTCCGCAGGCAGCCGCCCTGATGCTGTTCGTCACGGCGCTGCGCATCGGCCCGCGCGAGGCCCTCGGGCGCCTGTCGCAGATGCGGACCTCGCTCGGCGCCGTCGCTGTGTTCCAGGTTGCCGTGCCCTGCCTCTTCGCCATCGTCTTCAAGATGATCGGCTTTCACGGTCCGGTCGCCAACGCCATCGTGCTGGCAACGACGGCGCCGCCGATCTCGGGCAGTCCGAACCTCGTGATTCTGACCGGCAACGATCCCGCCCCCGCGCTGCGGACGCTGATCGCCGGAACCGCCCTTCTGCCGCTGACGATCTTCCCCGCCTTCATCCTTTGGCCAGACTTCGGCGACGCCGGCGCGGTGCTGCACTCGTCGTTCAGGCTGCTGGCGTTGATTGCCGGCGCCACGGCTCTTGCCTTCCTGATCCGGGCCTACCTGCTGAGGAACCCCGCGCCGCCGACGCTGACAGCGATCGACGGACTGTCCGTTCTCGCCATGGCGCTGGTGGTCATTGCCCTGATGGCGGATTTCGGTCCGGCGCTGATCGACCGGCCGGGCCTTCTAGCCCTGACGCTGGTCGCCGCGTTCGCACTGAATTTCGGCCTGCAACTTTTCGTCTTTGCCGGCATCCGTCTCACCGGACTGTCCGACGGCCACGACGTCGCCTACGCAATCCCCGCCGGCAACCGCAACATCATGCTGTTCATAGCCGCCCTTCCGGCCGCGCTGACCTCGCCGCTGCTGCTGTTCGTCGCCTGCTACCAGATTCCGATGTATCTCACGCCCCTACTCCTGGGGCGGCTTTACCGGCGCAAGTCGGTGGATTGACGGCCTGCGTGCTCGTCAGAGTGCATAGGCGACGTCGATGCCGCCGCGCCAGATCATCTCGACCGCCACGAAAAGGATGATCGCCAGGCCACCATAGGCAATCCAGCGATGGCGATTGAGGAGGCCGGCGATGAGGGAAGCGGCGAAGCCCATCAGCACGACCGACAGGCAGAGCCCGAAGACCAGCACCACCGGATGTTCATGCGCGGCACCGGCAACGGCGAGAACATTGTCGAGCGACATGGAAACGTCGGCGATGATGATCTGCTTGATCGCTTCCCGGTAATTCTTCCGCGGCGCGGGTGGGCTGCCGCCTTCGGCGACGATTTCTTCCGCCTGCTGGTCGCGCAGCTCCCGCCACATCTTCCAGCATACCCAGAGCAAGAGCAGACCGCCGGCAAGCAGAAGGCCGATGATCGACAGGAGGTAACTCGCCATCAGCGCGAACAGGATGCGCAGAACCGTGGCGGCGGCAATGCCGACCATGATCGCCTTGCGCCGGTCCTTTTTTGAAAGACCCGCCGCCGCCATGCCGACGACGACGGCATTGTCGCCGGCAAGCACGAGGTCGATCATGACCACCTGCAGGAAGGCGCTGACCGTCGCCGGGATCATGAAATAGTCGAGTGCCGCCTCCATCGATCGATCTCCCGATCAGGCCTGCGGACGTGCCGCCAGCACCCAGTCCTCACCGAAGCGAACATGCTTGATGCCCTGCCGATAATAGGTGAAGGCGAGATGGATCACGCCGTCATCCGTCTGAATGATACTCGGATAGGAGAATTCGCGGTTCTGCTTGTCGGCCGAATTGTTGGTCAGGCAATGGCCGTCCCCCACCTCGACGTCGCGGCGGATCAGGAAGCTCTTGCCCTCGTCCTCGGAGATGGCGATCGTCAACGGCGCACGCGGCGTGCCCCAGACCGCGCCCGGCTGGCCGGGATCCGGCTGGTCCTCGTCCTTGCCGTCAGCCTCGATCTCGTCGTAAAGCCCGGCCCGGCGGGCCGACCCTTCGCTGGCAGAGCTGTGGTTGTAGATCACCGCCAGCTTGCCGTCCTGCAGCCGGACCATCTGGATCGACGAATTGTTGTTGGGCAGGTCGGTCGGTTCCGGCGCGCTCCAGCTCAGGCCGCCGTCATTCGAATAGCTGCGGAAGATGTGGTCGGCGAAGCGTGAGCGATAGACGGCGATCATGCGGTCACCATCGAGGGGAACGATGTTCATGTGCACGGCCCCGAGACTGTCAGGCACCGCCACGCGGCGCCAGGTCTTTCCCTCATCGGACGATATGCAGACGGCGCTCGTGTCGCGATGGCCCTTCCAGCGCTTGCCTGCAGGGGCCCGGCACAGGAATACCGGCAACAGCCAGTCACCGGCGGCATTGACGATGATCGGCTGGCG
Above is a window of Rhizobium sp. NRK18 DNA encoding:
- a CDS encoding TRAP transporter substrate-binding protein, with product MKKLGYLLAGTAIGLTAATSAFAESWDMPMAYPASNYHSENGAEFAKCVGEKSGGALDIVTHPNGSLFAGNDIKRAVQTGQAPIGERLLSAHANENPLFGVDSIPFLATSFDASDKLWSAALDQVKAALDEQNLVYVYSVPWPPQGLYTKKEINSAADLKGIKFRAYNAATARIAELAGMVPVQIEAAELSQALATGVAESFISSGSTGVDSKVWESLTHFYDVQAWLPRNVVFVNKGSFDGLDDAGKKAVMDCGAEAAKRGEDTAKDLTAKYLKTLAENGMAVAGPGDQLKSDLEGFGATMTDEWLKNAGDKGKAIIDAYKAN
- a CDS encoding TRAP transporter small permease is translated as MSAPSRKHPVRRTLDGLYDFAGYLAAACLMALLIVIVIQMVARWSSLTFPGGAEYAGYLMAASSFLAFAHALNHGSHIRVGLLLTALGRHKFWAELWCLAIATAASGYLAWYAVKLVYWSRKLHDISQGQDATLLWYVQIPVAAGAVLLAICFADNLVSLIINGRDNIVESAEQAHGE
- a CDS encoding TRAP transporter large permease; translation: MTAELAPIAIFLFILFLLLGSGVWVGLALLGVAWFGMEIFTNRPVGDAMMTIIWRASSSWTLTALPLFIWMGEILFRTRLSEDMFKGLSPWMAKLPGRLLHTNVVGCTVFAAVSGSSAATLMTVGKMSVPELRRRNYPETMVIGTLAGAATLGLMIPPSLTLIVYGVTINESITKLFIAGIVPGLVLAAFFMAYIAIMSKVSKDFAPDDEPEMTFAEKVKNSRFLVPVISLILVVIGSMYLGFATATEAAAFGVIGSLLLAALQGSLTRHSFFESLMGATRTSAMIALILAGAAFLSLSMGFTGLPRALAEWINSMGLTRFELLMALLVFYIILGCFLDGISSVVLTMAVVEPMIRQAGIDIIWFGIFIVVVVEMAQITPPIGFNLFVMQGMTGHQMNFIARAAFPMFLIMVVMVFILIAFPELATWLPAHMREIGI
- a CDS encoding sulfite exporter TauE/SafE family protein — encoded protein: MEILSSPGLLAAVFCIVVVAAIVQAGLGMGFGQTAAPLLALIDPHLVPASVLFLGMATSAWGAWRERDAIHWNEVGLGMMGRLAGVIAGSAILASLSDRRLFMLIFGLLIASAVLLSVSGWRMAFNRITLLLMSSFSGLMGTITSVGAPPMALIYQDRPARDARPTLAAFFAIGCALSLAGLYLSGWAGLRDFELALLMVPPMLIGTFIARGLGARFDRRFRPALLIVASIAAAMLIYRGLA
- a CDS encoding TerC family protein, translated to MEAALDYFMIPATVSAFLQVVMIDLVLAGDNAVVVGMAAAGLSKKDRRKAIMVGIAAATVLRILFALMASYLLSIIGLLLAGGLLLLWVCWKMWRELRDQQAEEIVAEGGSPPAPRKNYREAIKQIIIADVSMSLDNVLAVAGAAHEHPVVLVFGLCLSVVLMGFAASLIAGLLNRHRWIAYGGLAIILFVAVEMIWRGGIDVAYAL
- a CDS encoding sialidase family protein, which translates into the protein MQVQNALPAVYPALNPQNVHDHMDGIIRPNPGDKERDEAWLACPEPQSHAANLAELKNGDLACVWFAGSQEGKGDVCIYFSRLKKGEQHWQPPVRLTDDMARSEQNPFLFTAPDGRLWLVYTSQILGDQATALVKYRISDDNGETFGPVGVLFDEPGTFVRQPIIVNAAGDWLLPVFLCRAPAGKRWKGHRDTSAVCISSDEGKTWRRVAVPDSLGAVHMNIVPLDGDRMIAVYRSRFADHIFRSYSNDGGLSWSAPEPTDLPNNNSSIQMVRLQDGKLAVIYNHSSASEGSARRAGLYDEIEADGKDEDQPDPGQPGAVWGTPRAPLTIAISEDEGKSFLIRRDVEVGDGHCLTNNSADKQNREFSYPSIIQTDDGVIHLAFTYYRQGIKHVRFGEDWVLAARPQA